A genomic segment from Nicotiana sylvestris chromosome 1, ASM39365v2, whole genome shotgun sequence encodes:
- the LOC138877191 gene encoding uncharacterized mitochondrial protein AtMg00810-like — MEAPSNGCFNAFLQGDLVEDVYMIPPPGLVSQRGVLPVYVDDLVITGSNPIMIEATKLMLQQHFKIKDLGEIKYFFGLEIARSKQGILASQRNFALDLISDLGLARSKPAGTPLEVNQRLTSLDFDEGGTCSTYQMNFCLILPFMRSW; from the exons ATGGAAgctccatcaaatggatgtttcAATGCCTTCTTGCAAGGAGATTTGGTGGAGGATGTCTATATGATTCCACCACCTGGCCTTGTTAGCCAGAGGGGAGTCCTCCCAG TGTATGTTGATGATCTTGTGATCACTGGATCCAATCCTATCATGATAGAGGCTACTAAACTCATGCTGCAACAACATTTCAAGATCAAGGACCTGGGGGAGATAAAGTACTTCTTTGGTCTTGAAATTGCTAGAAGTAAACAGGGAATTCTAGCCAGCCAAAGGAATTTTGCTCTTGACTTGATCAGTGATCTTGGTCTAGCCAGATCTAAGCCAGCAGGCACACCATTAGAGGTGAATCAAAGGCTTACTAGTCTGGATTTTGATGAAGGAGGAACCTGTAGTACCTATCAGATGAATTTTTGCCTGATCCTACCATTTATGAGGAGCTGGTAG